One window from the genome of Leuconostoc suionicum encodes:
- a CDS encoding PTS sugar transporter subunit IIA → MFGFGKKISEDENVYAPVTGEVIPLDKVSDPVFAQKMMGDGYAVEPNASKIVSPVSGKVTMVQGHAVGLKRFDDLELLVHIGIDTVSLNGKPFTTAVKEGDIVDAGDDLVTVNWDQVEEAGLPKTTLVLITNTADKLESITVHYGPAVAGQQLGNAKARRD, encoded by the coding sequence ATGTTTGGATTTGGGAAAAAAATAAGCGAAGATGAGAACGTTTACGCACCAGTAACTGGTGAAGTAATTCCTTTAGACAAGGTTTCGGACCCTGTTTTTGCACAGAAAATGATGGGTGATGGATATGCAGTCGAGCCTAATGCTTCAAAAATTGTTTCCCCAGTTTCTGGGAAGGTGACGATGGTTCAAGGCCATGCTGTAGGTTTGAAACGCTTTGATGACCTAGAGCTGTTAGTGCATATAGGTATCGATACTGTTTCTTTAAATGGCAAACCATTTACAACGGCAGTGAAAGAAGGCGATATTGTTGATGCAGGGGATGACCTGGTAACAGTCAACTGGGATCAAGTGGAAGAAGCTGGTCTTCCAAAAACAACGCTGGTGTTGATTACAAATACAGCAGATAAATTAGAATCAATTACAGTTCATTATGGACCAGCAGTTGCAGGACAACAGTTGGGCAATGCTAAGGCAAGGAGAGACTAA